From one Pseudopipra pipra isolate bDixPip1 chromosome 2, bDixPip1.hap1, whole genome shotgun sequence genomic stretch:
- the N6AMT1 gene encoding methyltransferase N6AMT1 has translation MAGPALPTPRYGHLGPRGPFRDVYEPAEDTFLLLDALEQDAGRLREARVEICLEIGSGSGVVSTFLASSILGSSALYICTDINPMAAYCTQETARLNNVHLQPVITDLVKGLSPRLNGKVDLLLFNPPYVVTPSEEVKGHGIEVSWAGGKQGREVMDRVFPLVPDLLSPGGLFYLVTIKENNPDEILETMKKSGLEGIQVLSRQAGQEKLTILKFRKS, from the exons ATggcggggccggcgctgccCACCCCGCGGTACGGACACCTGGGCCCGCGGGGGCCCTTCCGCGACGTGTACGAGCCGGCCGAGGacaccttcctgctgctggatgCGCTGGAGCAGGACGCGGGCCGCCTGCGGGAGGCTCG AGTTGAGATCTGCCTTGAAATAGGATCTGGATCTGGTGTGGTTTCAACATTTCTAGCTTCTTCCATTCTTGGATCCAGTGCACTGTACAT atGTACAGATATCAACCCCATGGCAGCTTACTGTACACAGGAGACAGCTCGGCTTAACAATGTTCACCTTCAGCCAGTCATTACTGACTTG GTCAAAGGATTGTCTCCAAGACTAAATGGGAAGGTTGATCTGCTGCTGTTTAATCCACCATATGTGGTAACACCTTCCGAAGAG GTGAAAGGCCATGGAATAGAGGTATCCTGGGCTGGTGGCAAACAGGGCAGAGAGGTAATGGATAGAGTTTTCCCTTTAGTACCAGACCTTCTTTCACCAGGAGGATTATTCTACTTGGTcacaattaaagaaaataatccag ATGAAATTCTGGAAACAATGAAGAAAAGTGGCTTAGAAGGCATACAAGTACTTTCCAGGCAAGCAGGACAAGAGAAGCTGACTATCCTCAAATTTAGGAAGTCTTGA